A region from the Sorex araneus isolate mSorAra2 chromosome 6, mSorAra2.pri, whole genome shotgun sequence genome encodes:
- the LOC129406113 gene encoding secretoglobin family 1D member-like — protein MKLSLVVVLAAIALCCYQADAGTVCPALSQDLVNFFSAPDFLYRRELLAFDLPKQAVEDRIELKQCANHMSVKDRLLINRLLLKIFAKCNE, from the exons ATGAAGCTGTCCCTGGTGGTTGTCCTGGCCGCTATAGCCCTTTGCTGCTACCAGG CTGATGCAGGAACTGTCTGTCCAGCACTCTCTCAAGATCTAGTTAATTTCTTCTCGGCTCCAGACTTTTTGTACCGCAGAGAGCTTCTGGCATTTGACTTACCAAAGCAGGCTGTGGAGGATAGGATAGAATTAAAGCAATGTGCGAATCACATGAGTGTGAAAGACAGACTGCTAATTAACAGACTATTg ctCAAAATATTTGCCAAGTGCAATGAATAG